A stretch of DNA from Cryptomeria japonica chromosome 4, Sugi_1.0, whole genome shotgun sequence:
gctgtcctcaatcaccattgcaactcccacttcaccatgagtcttaaatatgtataaactacccactttattaccatttgcaatcaacatggtaccatgagttaccttccaTGTATCCGAGAGAAAATTtacattaagaccttgatcaaagagctgtccaacggatatcaaattccgcttcaattttgggacatgacGAACATCTTTGAGCaaccatgttttaccaccttctaatggcagcaatacatcccccttgcctgtaatttcacaagctttgttatctcctaagaaaacatttccaaaatgaccttcatggtagttaatgaacgcttcaagacatgaggtagcatgatgggaggcaccagaatcaagcacccatgaatccggAGTAGTGTCGATTATTGAAAGGAATAGAACACTATCATCTTTATTGTAGACTGTATTTGCTTCATTGTCGCGCACCCTCTCTCGTGCCCTTTTGAAGTTTCTACAGTCCTTCTTCACATGACcaactttgccacaaaaccaacattcacgATTTCTATTTCTAGACTTTGATCTCCTTGTTGATTTCGAATgtctatggtaattatttctgcctctatcatgacttctacctctattttTGGTGCTGACCACCGTTAAGGCTTCActggatgaaggttcatcattctttcttctcaaatccttgctaagaagagtagctgctacatcattaaaaaccaacttaTTTTCACTAGATATAGATGTGCTAACAGTTGTTACAACGCCATCCCAGCTGCTTAGCAAAGAACATAATAAAAGAGCAACTTTgctctcatcatcttgtgtcatctccaccgaagtcgcttgactaatcaatgtattaaattcattgatgtggtttgccacagcacaaccttccttcattttcagtttgtataagcgcttcatgataaacactttatttgcagtcgatgccatttcatacatgactgtgagtctatcccatacatcttttgttgttgcatcacccgtgacattgaagagGACATTGTTGGGCAACGAGAGAAATTTTTTTGCTCTTGCCTTCTTGTttaatttttcccattcttcatcagcCATCGTAGTTGGCTTCTTCGATTTCCCTTTgagtgaaaggtcttgctttatcagcaaagactccatctgcaccttccataacccgaagctctgaccagagaacttctctatcttcgcttCTTCCATGATTATGGAATTTCAAACACCAAAATCTTAACAACGAtctaacctcactctgataccaattgttaggatgaagaaacaaatttaaacaacagagaaaacaaaattataaacaCACAACACAGACAaatgagacacacagatttatcgtggttcggcaattgcctacgcCCACATTAAAGCAggggaatcaatagattaataacCAATATGATTTATACATATACACAACTGCAAACAGCTCTAGAAAATTTCACTCTACAAATGAAATACAATCAACTCTTAAAGAACTtgcaaggagaagttgaagagccaaAAGTTTTAGCGGCAAGATGAAGCACGTtagacttcacttccaacaatacCTATCAACTAAATATTTGACGTGCAAGCGGGTACAATGGCATTGCTCACATCAGCATGTTAAATTCGAGAGCCGCTCATAAGGGTCCACCACAACTCCAGAAAAGCGCTCATTTGTAAAAATATCCTCGTCGAAGTTACATATCCATCACATTCTGCATTCAGTTGCGTGATGTTCTGAAAATCATCCCTCCAGCATATAGCAACTTTAGATTTATAAGCATGTCAGTCTGAAACCTGGAATATTACCGTGTTTAAGAAATCGAATAGGTAGTATACCACGCGCACCTTGAATATATTCGCTCTGATGAAATTTATAGGTTTCAAGGACTTGTTTGTTCAAAGTAATATGAGTAGTAATTTTTCGGAAAAGTAAGAATTTCAGCATAATTTTGATAAGAAATCAAGATTCTCGAGGTTTAAAGGTTTCAAATCTTGGAAAAATGGCGTCTTGGGCGGATGAGCCAGTGGCAGAAGAGAATGTGAGCGCTGCCCCTGTTGTGCGCACCTCTCGCGGCACATACGTACCTCCCCATTTGAGAAACCGTGCGGCCGCTCCAGCTGTTCCTTCTTCTTCTAGTCCAAGACCTCCTCAGCAGAGCCAGACCTGGAATCGAACGCGTAACGCTCCAGAGGCCCGGTCCCGCAGCGTTGGATGGGGAAACGATACATCTAGTAGCAGCGGATGGGGTCGCGGGGGCGAGCAAGAGCGCGAGGTCAATCCCTTTGGGGAGGAGGAACAGTTTGAGAATGACAGGAGTGAGAGTGGTACTGGAATTAACTTTGATGCCTACGAGGACATCCCCGTGGAGACGAGCGGAGACAACGTTCCGCCTCCTGTGAATACATTTGGAGAGATTGACTTGGGGGAGATTGTCAACGGCAATATTAACAAGTGTAATTATGTGAAGCCTACCCCCGTGCAGCGACATGCCATACCGATTGCTCTCGCTGGTAGGGATCTGATGGCCTGTGCTCAGACGGGATCCGGAAAGACAGCGGCCTTTTGTCTTCCCATAATTGCGGGCATTTTGAGAGGTCAACATCCGATTAAGCCCCGGAGCGTTCGCAACGCCTTTCCCCTCGCCCTTATTCTTTCTCCCACCAGAGAATTGGCTTCTCAAGTGAGTGCCCCTTTTCATTTATATTAACATGGTCCAATGCAGTTGTTTACTGAAAAAAATTCTAAGGTTCAGGTGGTGTCATATAGTTTTTGGTTAGCAGAGTACATGATTTAGAATTTTCTTTTACAACGGTCGAACAAATATAATATAGGATTTTTTTAGAAACTTCAGGTGTAGTTGGAGGGAGGGACTGAACCTATGCGGCTACTGCATAATCTCACATTTGACATATGGCTCCAaattttttcttcctttcttttaaTATTTCCTTTCAGCCTTTACCACCAAAATCCAATGATAAAAAAAGTCACGGTTTGATAATTACTTTAAATAAGCAGGAAAATAAGAAATCATGGGACAACTGGGTTAAATAAAAACTCGTAAAATATTTGAACCGTGCTTGCCAAAAGAATTAACTAAGCCACTGCACGGGACCATGCCGTCACTTCTTGCATCTTATTTATGATGGGCCTATCTTGTTAGTAAATTGTTTTCTCTACTGTTCCTCTATTTTCTTCAAGCGATTACCCCGTTGTTAGCACAAATTCTTTTGCTGTTCAGCAGGGTCAGGGAGATTGTGATAAGGTGTAATTTCTAGGTCACACGGGTTGTTTTACGCTGCCAAATTGTGTATATCTGCTCTCTACAAGTTTTTCCAAAGTTGAGCTTTCAACCTGGAATTCCTAGTCAAATGATTGTATCCTCAGCTTCACTAGcacacaatcaaaatcaatctgAGTTTTCAATTGAATTTTGCTTCGTGTTTTAGACTGATTCTGAAGGAGTGAAGTTCTAGGACATTTTTTAATACCAAACATAAACTAGTTCTACCTTTCCGTTTCCAAACTAAAAAGCATGCGTTTCAAATAAAATTCGTTCTATATTAAGACATGTCCTTTTGCTTATGGGCagattttttccttttcttttttgtgaAAAAGTAGTAAATTCACAAAAAACACTTTTAAAAGTTACTCTACTTAATTGTTGGATGATATTGGAATTAGAAGTATAGTTATTGGGCTTCAGTTTTATAGGTGGAATCCTTTCAAATGGAGCAGATGACGATATGATGTCTGTTTAGGCAGAAAACCATCTTGTATGATTCAGAAGTTGAGGCTAATTCTATGAGACTTCCATTAATCTTTGTGATATGGACCTTCTCATCTACAAATCTGTTTCAGTACAGTGAATGCATTTCGTGTGCTCTTTATTTCGAATGCCAAGCAATGTCAAAATGAAGTGTGTAAATATGGAAAATGTATTCTTTTCATCAGGGTTTATTTAATCCTGTTCATGACTTTATTCGTTAGATGGTTATTGTCTATCTATGGTCTCAGTGCGCTGCATCCATATCTGGAGAGGATAGGCCAAGAAATAGGTTTAAGTGAAATGTAGTTTTGCAACTGATCATGATCTGAAAGATGTTTCAGCATTGGCTATGGTTGCGAGATCTGTGGCAAATTATTATATTAATGACAAACTTGACAAATTGGACTGACAAATGGTTCACTTCATATCTTTAAAAGGAATTTATATTTGATATTTCTGAATTTTATGTATAACAACTCAGGGTGGTATGCTGCAGTGAAAAAGGGGAGGAAATAAATCTTATTCTGCTAGATATTAAGAATCCTTTTCAATGTATGTTTGTTGCACTTGCAAACATTAGGTATTTGCTAAAGGACTGTTGACTTCCATGCGCTTCTTGTTCATGCTACTATTATTCACTCTGCTTTTTGTGCTTTGCAGTTTGTACTATGAACAAATATATGGACAAGGCATAGTAGAAATGTTATCTTGTTGATTCTTTCTACTTTGTTTTATAAACTTGTGTATATACAAATAAAGACACATGAACTGATATAGTTGTAACTCATGGGATGGTGACATTATTTTGAAATGGTATTTGCTTCCTTCATGATATACACCTGAAAGCTCAAGACTGTAAAATTGTTGAAGTTTCAAGATTTGTTTTGCTTATGGGTGAGATCTACTTGTTTGTTTCCAGATACATCAAGAAGTTCGAAAATTTTCTTATCAAACTGGTCTTAAAGTGGTGGTTGCATATGGAGGTACTCCCATATATCAACAGGTTTGCCGATTTatatgctttcagtatttcaataGATACATGTACTGAATGCTAGATATATCTGTTTTGATTTTCCAAGGGAACATGAAAATAAGTCAAACATGCAATTTTATTAGGAGGCAAGAGTTTTACACTATAATAGCAAGGTGTGGTTATGTTGTGTGGGCGTGTTTATGGAATCTTTAACTTTTAGTTTTTGCAACCTCTATCTAAATGATCATGTTTGTTGCTTCTAAATTGAAATCATCTCTCTATTTTCTTGTCAGATGTGTCAACTGTTAAGTTTCTGTATTTTCCTTTCTCCACCTATACTGGGTTGCCTTCTTTCCAAGTGTGTTTCATCTTCTTACTAAACATGCTGTTTTTCTGTCCTGTGAAATGTTTTCTCATTTATGTATTCTGTTCTACATAAACAAAGTAGCTATCTtttcaccaaaatataaaatgTCTAGAATCTGAAACACAAAATCACTATAAGCACCATTCAAGACTGCACTGATTTATAATTACAAGCTTAGTATGATGCGTCAAGCGAAGAGACATAGTATATTATTACACAGGTAATTGgtaaataattgaatgaattaaatgaatgaTCGAAAGATCAGTTATAGAGTTACAAGATCGATGTTTCCATAATGAAACAATCGATAACAGAAGCAAAATCAGAAACTTCTAATATTTACAATAtcatacaatattgaccattaaataaataactaaagatattattctaatacccctTAATGGTCAATTTGTCTACTACACCAAGGAGCCCCTTGAACTTAACA
This window harbors:
- the LOC131074692 gene encoding DEAD-box ATP-dependent RNA helicase 37 isoform X2, which codes for MASWADEPVAEENVSAAPVVRTSRGTYVPPHLRNRAAAPAVPSSSSPRPPQQSQTWNRTRNAPEARSRSVGWGNDTSSSSGWGRGGEQEREVNPFGEEEQFENDRSESGTGINFDAYEDIPVETSGDNVPPPVNTFGEIDLGEIVNGNINKCNYVKPTPVQRHAIPIALAGRDLMACAQTGSGKTAAFCLPIIAGILRGQHPIKPRSVRNAFPLALILSPTRELASQIHQEVRKFSYQTGLKVVVAYGGTPIYQQIRELERGVDIVVATPGRLGDLLEKGRLSLSMVQFLALDEADRMLDMGFEPQIRKIVQQTDMPCPGQRQTMLFSATFPREIQGLAGDFLLNYIFLAVGRVGSSTDLIVQRVEFVPDNDKRSYLMDLLHAQKAEGTHGRQALTLVFVETKRGADSLEYWLSSNNFPATSIHGDRSQQVCDGGEAAINCRRNHIKKGQHKSPCYFVIKGDVPKASINVYKVY